From a region of the Sulfoacidibacillus ferrooxidans genome:
- a CDS encoding bifunctional 3-deoxy-7-phosphoheptulonate synthase/chorismate mutase translates to MAEDRLRELRNELDEINDDLLSLLSKRADIVQRIGQIKQARGMLTFDPEREKEQLDHLVQQNPGPFSDGAIRHLFKQIFQVSLGLQEEQRKLLVSRSRTTVDTVVSVKGIEIGGGKPIVVAGPCSVETPEQMEKVGAELQAQGILVMRGGAFKPRTSPYDFQGLGEPGLRMLKQIGQKYGMAVVSEIVSPNDVEMAIQYVDMIQVGARNMQNFELLKAVGSTRVPVLLKRGLSATIEELIYAAEYIASRGNEKIVLCERGIRTYEKATRNTLDISAVPILKQETHLPVLVDVTHSTGRKDIMTPVAKAALAVGADGVMVEVHPDPTVALSDAKQQMNFAEFESFMAELRQSHMIPDLEAIVNRG, encoded by the coding sequence ATGGCTGAGGATCGATTAAGAGAATTACGTAACGAATTGGATGAAATTAATGACGATTTATTGTCCTTATTAAGTAAAAGAGCTGATATTGTTCAGCGCATTGGCCAGATTAAACAGGCGCGTGGGATGCTTACTTTTGATCCAGAGCGTGAAAAAGAACAACTTGATCACTTGGTTCAACAAAACCCAGGACCCTTTTCTGATGGTGCGATTCGTCATTTATTTAAACAAATTTTTCAGGTTTCACTTGGATTACAAGAAGAACAACGCAAACTACTTGTGAGCCGTTCTCGTACAACTGTTGACACGGTTGTGAGTGTGAAAGGAATAGAAATTGGTGGCGGAAAGCCAATTGTTGTAGCTGGGCCTTGTTCTGTAGAAACGCCAGAGCAGATGGAGAAAGTAGGCGCAGAATTACAAGCGCAAGGTATTCTTGTAATGCGTGGAGGTGCGTTTAAGCCACGGACGTCACCGTATGATTTTCAGGGTTTAGGAGAACCTGGGCTTCGTATGCTTAAACAGATAGGTCAAAAATATGGAATGGCCGTTGTTTCTGAAATTGTAAGTCCAAATGACGTAGAAATGGCTATACAGTATGTGGATATGATTCAAGTAGGGGCACGTAATATGCAGAATTTCGAGTTGTTAAAAGCGGTGGGTAGCACACGCGTACCTGTTCTTTTAAAACGTGGGTTATCTGCTACTATTGAAGAGTTAATCTATGCGGCTGAGTATATCGCTTCTCGGGGAAATGAAAAGATTGTACTGTGTGAGCGGGGGATCCGCACATATGAAAAGGCAACACGTAATACTCTTGATATCTCTGCTGTTCCGATCCTTAAACAAGAGACACATCTACCGGTGTTAGTAGATGTCACTCATTCCACAGGGCGCAAAGATATTATGACTCCAGTGGCGAAAGCCGCACTAGCAGTTGGAGCGGATGGAGTGATGGTTGAGGTTCATCCTGATCCAACAGTTGCTTTGTCAGATGCTAAGCAACAAATGAATTTTGCGGAGTTTGAATCATTTATGGCTGAGCTTCGTCAGAGTCATATGATCCCTGATCTTGAGGCCATTGTAAATCGCGGCTAG
- the hisC gene encoding histidinol-phosphate transaminase, with product MGEQKDVLTSTLSLEERVRRLVRPNLHVIKPYVPGRPIADVQREFGLHDVVKLASNENPLGPSPKALDAISDLLLELNRYPDGAAQDVRTAIAQHVHLQPEQVFVGNGSDEIIKMIAETFLQPGDEVIVPFPSFAQYNFGAQVMEAKIIPVPLTKHFQYDFLAMQNQITDKTKLIYVCSPNNPTGTWVTHTQVKEFLESIPDGVIVVLDEAYLEYVDTPDPLRSLEFVTEGKTVLSLRTFSKMYGLAGLRLGYALGDAGLIKYLHQVREPFNVNAVAQVGATAALQDTEHVIKCKVANHEGRLQYYEGLTQLGLEYIETQGNFLLAKVGNGVHVFQELERHGVIVRAGFPGLDEYIRISIGTEEENRRCLQALEQALKEM from the coding sequence TTGGGAGAGCAAAAAGATGTGTTAACTTCAACTCTTTCTCTCGAAGAACGAGTGAGACGGCTAGTGCGACCAAACTTACATGTCATTAAGCCGTATGTTCCTGGTCGCCCGATTGCAGATGTGCAACGTGAATTTGGATTGCACGATGTGGTAAAACTCGCTTCCAATGAAAACCCTCTCGGGCCTTCACCAAAGGCACTTGATGCTATTTCAGACTTGCTTCTGGAGTTAAACCGCTATCCTGATGGAGCAGCTCAAGATGTGCGCACGGCAATTGCACAACATGTTCACTTACAACCTGAGCAAGTATTTGTAGGAAACGGATCAGATGAGATTATTAAAATGATTGCTGAGACGTTTTTACAACCAGGAGATGAAGTGATTGTTCCTTTTCCATCATTTGCACAGTATAACTTTGGTGCGCAAGTAATGGAAGCGAAGATTATTCCTGTTCCTTTAACTAAGCATTTTCAATATGACTTTTTAGCCATGCAGAATCAGATTACTGACAAGACCAAACTGATTTATGTATGCTCGCCCAATAACCCTACGGGTACGTGGGTAACACATACGCAAGTTAAAGAATTTCTGGAAAGCATCCCCGATGGGGTTATTGTCGTACTTGATGAGGCATATCTCGAGTATGTGGATACACCTGACCCATTGCGTTCATTAGAATTTGTGACAGAAGGTAAAACGGTTTTATCTTTACGTACTTTTTCAAAAATGTATGGCCTTGCAGGATTACGCCTTGGATACGCTCTAGGTGATGCAGGTCTAATTAAATATTTGCATCAAGTACGGGAACCCTTCAATGTAAATGCTGTGGCACAAGTAGGAGCAACTGCTGCACTACAAGATACGGAACATGTAATTAAGTGTAAAGTTGCGAATCACGAAGGCCGCTTGCAATATTACGAAGGTCTTACACAACTTGGTTTAGAGTATATTGAGACTCAAGGTAACTTTTTATTGGCTAAAGTGGGCAATGGAGTGCATGTATTTCAAGAGTTAGAGCGTCATGGTGTGATCGTACGTGCAGGCTTTCCTGGTCTTGATGAGTATATACGAATTAGTATTGGCACGGAAGAGGAAAATAGAAGATGTTTGCAAGCACTCGAACAAGCACTCAAAGAGATGTAA